From Cervus elaphus chromosome 10, mCerEla1.1, whole genome shotgun sequence:
GGGGAGGGAAAGGGACCCGAAAACCACTTCCCAGCCACTTAAGGCAAGGCCTGCTGCGGCCCATGAGCCCCTCCGGGCTTGGAACACCCCTACCCTGGGGCTGATGACCGTGGTGTTCTCTCTGCAGCCTTCCCAGAGGAGGTGCCTGTGGATCTGAAGCACCGGAAGCTAGGTGAGCAGGGCAGGTGGGCAGGAAAGCGGGGGCCCCTTAAGGTTCGCACAGAAACTAGCATTTGAAAGTCGGGGTTCAGAGAGGCGAAGCCACTTGTCTGAGATCACACAGCAAGTGAGAGGCAAGGCTTGGATTCAAACCGAGATCATGATTCCATAGCCCCTTGCTCTGAAGTTCAAGGACTCCTGGGAGATTCCACTCCTCCTAGGAAGCCCCTCCAATGATGTCTCCCTCCTCTTAACTCCGAGTGAGAGCtgagacccccaccccccacccgtaCCATCTAGTTCCACTGCGCCTGCAGGTCACATGTCTCCTTGCAGAGTATAGTCACCTCAGACCGGCTGGTTACCCAGGGTCCTCCCGCCCTCCTTACAGGCCCCATGCCTCAGTGAGCCTCTCCTCCACGCTCAGcatccccaccccactgcccaccagatgcttcctcccctcccctcccttcctctcccctcccttctcctcccctctcactTGGTTGTTTTTGCAAAGCTGGGGAGACCAGCCTGTCTGTGGGGAACTGATTGAGGAACGAAAGCCTCCTAGTCTGACAGAGGAagcctggtccctgccctcagcaAACTCTAATGTGATGGAGAAGTCAGGGATCCAGCCCACGAAGATGATGGAGAAATAGTCTCTGTCTTCAGGGGAGCTCCCAGTCTGAAGTGGGAAGGCAAGTGTCCGCCCTCCAAGGACTCGCAGTTAAACAGAGGAGATAAATTTCTGCCTCAGGCTGATGGGCAGTGTTGGGGTCTCTTAGGGTCCCTGGGGACTCAGTGACTGGCTGCAGAGGGTGACAGGGGCCTGGGCTAACAGGACTGCCCACCCCTAGATTTCCATGGTAGGAAGCGCTCAGGACCCAGCCATAaagaggaggctggggctggTGACTGAAATGAACAGAGCAGTTGCTGAAATGAAACCAGCTTCACCCAGGCCTGAGGACAGGTGTTTCCTTCCACTGCCAGCAGAGAGAtccaccctgccctcctccacccccaagaAGGCCCCTCTagacaccacccccccacccagatCTCACCCAGCCTCTAACACGCCCCCTTCCTCACAGCTGAGCCCCTCACCATGCCCGTGGTGACTGGCACTTTCCTGGTGGGGCCAGTGAGCGACTCCTTGGCTCAGCCCTGCCCGCCGCCTCCTGCTCTGTTCAACACGGAGCCAGCATCCAGCCAGACCCGGCTGAAGGACCCGGGTATGTTAGGGGCTCCAAGAGGGTGGGCTTCCCCGCTCCCTGGAGGTGCCCCAGGAGTGGCTGTGGCAGCAGGGACGGAATTCCTCCCCGCGCCAGTGTCTCCTCCACTTCTGTCCCAGCAAGTCCGGTCCTCGCGTCCCCATCCACTCAGTCTGTGCTGGAGAGTACGCCTGGGAGGAAACGCATCCCTGGGAGATACAGCAGGGAATCCCCGCCGGTTAGGGAATTCACCCACCGGCCCTGTGCTTTCATCGGTTGTCAGCTGAGCACCTTCTCTGTGACAGCTACTCTGCTGGGTGCCAGCAGCACCACCAAGGGCAGGCCAACACAGCTGCGGCTCTCTGGTAGACCCAAGCCCTTTATAAGGGAGTCAGAtattcactggggcttccctggtcactcagacagtaaagcatctgcctgcaatgcaggagacccgggttcgccagggagggaatggcaacccactccaggattcttgcctggagaattccatggacagaggagcctggcgggctacagtctacggggtcacaaagagtcatgactgagcgactaacactttcacttttttttccactAGACATTAACTCAGATGTtaatgaagggacttccctgatggtccagtggttaagactctgcgcttccaacgcaggggagtGGGGctgatccctggaccagggatctgggaactaagatcccacatgctgtgtgcgGTGctgccaataataataataatttttctagataattgaaatatatatatatatatatttaaagattttaatgGAGAATCCCAAATCACCTTCTCTGTCTCTTGCAGCGCCCCCTTCCAGTTCCTTGTTGAGCTGCCTGAGTCTTCCCGCGGGATCCATTCAGATTATCCCCACTCTCCCCACTCTGCCCCAGGGGCTCTGGCCGATCTCAGGGACTGGGACAGGGGTCTCCAGTATACTCATCTACCAAGGTGAGTGTGTGAACCCTGGGGTCCTCTGCCTGTGACCTGACTGCTCCTGTATCCCATgccccccccactcccacccaggTATTTGACAGGTGTAGCCtagcaccttttcatgatcttccttCCCCAGGACACCCTTCTCTGTCCCCATTTCCCAAAAATCAAAGCAGAGGAACAGAGCTCCTCAACATGGTCTGAGTGGACCCACCACCCACCAAATGGCTAAGTGGCCTTTTTTGGGTCACTTTCCCCCACtaagccttcttttttttaaacaaacaaacaaaaaaacccactctatattttaaaatcacgaCATCATTGCATGCTAATTAACAAGCCACACAACAATAACACATACTTACAAGAGTTCCCGAGTCTCTCCCCCACTCTTTTGGTATACCGTTGTGAACAGTTTGGTATGCACGCTTGTATAGCTTTCTCTGAACTGCCTTGTTTCCAGGTCAGCAAAGTGGTCCCTGCTGACCTGCCCCGTTGAAGGGTTTTAGATTGTCCAAGGGAAGGGATGCGTTGGGCTCTCAGGGAGAGAGAATACACCTAGGAGAAGCTTCCATTTGATTCAAGAACTTCCTTTGAAAGTTGCTTGCCAGTCTTTGTATAATGAACTGGTGCTCCAGGAGCAAGAGATATCTAGGAAAACGAGCTCTGACCACATAGTGGGGAAAGTGCCTAGTAGTATTTGCCCTTAAGCTCCCTATGAGATGattgttcccatttcacagatgggaaaaccaagGCTCCAGAAGCTAGCTGTAATTCCAGAGCTCTTTCCTCAACTCCATCCTAAAATGACTTCCTTGGGAAGTTTCCATCCcctttctccagccccacagcccCACAGCCTTATTTGGAGAAGGGGTGACCCAAGTAGGCTCCTAGCTGATTCTATAGTCCTTTCCCATCTCCTGTAGGTGAGATGCCCCCGGCCAGCCAAACACCCCCGTCCAGCGACCCTGCTGTCCAGAGCCTTCCCAAGTCCCCAGACCGGCCTGGCTCCGCCAGCCCCTTTGCCCCGTCTGCTGCTGATCTCCCCAGCATGCCTGAACCAGCCTTGACCTCCCGTGCAAACCTGACAGGTAGGAATCAGCCTGACCTCTGAGAGTTACCAGAAATAGAACTAAAGGTTCTGGGGGAAGGAATTGCCTCAGACAATGAGATCCACCCACAGAGTTGCCTACAGGGACTGGCAAGTTGTGTTTGCGCAAAACAGGACAGGGTGTCCCGGGAGGTGGCTGCATGGGAGGGTGGGCGAGGGGAACAACAGGAGAATCCATGTCAAATCTCAGCAGCTTCTTACATGCAAGAAAATAGGCTCAATGCAGCCTGATCTGAATTGCCAGCAGAACCTGGAGATTTTGATTTCAGCATACCTATTATGATTTCTAAAAGActggtgaaaattttaaaagtatagccGGCCAAATAAAGACATCTTTGAATAGGATACAGCCTCAGGTCACCACCTGGGGACACTCAGCCCATGTCAGCTCTGCCCTTGGCATACTCAAGGGactgatgacccagagggagggaGGTCTCCGGGGTGCCCCTCACCGTAATTCTAACACTAGCTTCTTCCCctccagaggatgagatgtcccCCACCAAATGCCCGGCAGCTGACAGGGCCTCCAGCAAACTTCCCAAGTGGCCTGGTGAGTGGTGGCAGGGTCCCTTATTGttggctcattcattcattctttcacatgctCATTTGGTCCCACCATCATCCCATCATTCATTCCACAAGTTACACCTACACTtagagaaatatttactgaggaccTGTCCCCCATAAGCCCATACTATGTGTCAACATTTTGTTGTTTGCAAAGCTGGGAGAATGAAGGAGGGAAGGGTGGGTGACTGAGAGAATGGATGAAGGCAAGAGTGGGTGATGAGCGTGAGAGGGTAGAAATGAAAGGGCAACTTAGAGAACGGCCAGATGGCTGAGTCGGACTCTGTCCCAGATACACTTACAGACACATGAGATGTAGTCAAGTCGCCAACAACCCCAGTATGATCCgcgttttacaggtgaggaaactgaagcatagtGGGGTACCTCACGTGCTCAAGAGAACAGTAAAAAGTTGAACCAGACACATGGATTCTTCTATCTTAGCTCTTAACACCCCTTCCCCCATGGCCTCCCTATGGTGAGCAAATAAAAGAACGTTAGCAACAAGGTCCTGCCGTCTAGCACAGGGtcttgctcaatgttatgtgacaacCTCAacaggaggggagtctgggggggaATGGATCCATGTACATGTCTGGCTGAGTTGCTTTGCTGGGCACCTGAAACTATTGCAATATTGTtgatcagctataccccaatataaaataaaaagttaaaaaaaaatgaaggctaGTGAGTGAATGGAGTGGATAGATAATCAAGTGAGATGAGGGTATGACTGGGTGtaagaaggaatgaatgagtgggtAACTGAGTGAGGCCACTAATCAAGAAAGCGCTCAGGGAAGGctgagatgaatggatgaagaagctaGTGACGGGGGCCGGGCTGGCCTCACAGTGGCCAGTCCTGCCGCGAGcatcctcccctttccccctcccaCACCCTTTGACCTGCGCAGAGAGCGTGGAGCAGTTCTACCAGTCGCTACGGGACAAGTACCAGGCCCAGCCCGCCGGCCCGGAAGGCACCCTGGTGGAGATGGAGCTGGTGAGGGTGAGGCTGGAGAAGAGCAGCGGGAAGAGCCAGGAGAGAGAGCTGGCCACCCTGGACTGGGCAGAGCGGCAGCCGGCCCAAGGAGGTCTGGCCGAGGTGCTGCTGGCTGCGCGCGACCGCCGGCAGCCGCGTGAGACGCGGGTGATCGCTGTGCTGGGCAAAGCGGGGCACGGGAAGAGTCACTGGGCCCGGGCCGTGAGCCGGGCCTGGGCCTGTGGCCAGCTACCGCAGTACGACTTTGTCTTCTGCATCCCCTGCCACTGTTTGGACCGTCCGGGGACCTCCTACCGCCTGCAGGATCTGCTGTCCTCCCTGGGCCCGCAGCCGCTGCCGGTGGACGACGAGGTCCTTAGTTACATCGTGAGAAGGCCCAACCGCGTCCTGCTCATCCTGGATGCCTTTGAGGAGCTGGAAGCCCACGACGGCTCCCTGCACAGCGCAGGGGGCCCCGGGTCGGCAGAGCCCCGCTCCCTCCGGGGGCTGCTGGCGGGCCTCCTCCAGCGCAAGCTGCTGCGGGGCTGCACCCTGCTGCTCACGGCCCGGCCGCGGGGTCGCCTGGCCCAGAGCCTGAGCAAGGCCGATGCCCTGTTCGAGGTGGCCGGCTTCTCGGCCCAGCAGGCCGAGACCTATGTGAGGCATTACTTTGAGTCAGAGGGGACCGCCGAGCACCAAGAGAGGGCCCTGGCGCTCCTGCGGGCCCAGCCATTCCTCCTGAGTCACAGCCACAGCCCCACCGTCTGCCGGGCCGTGTGCCAGCTCGCGGAGGCCCTCCTGCAGCGGAGTGGTGAAGCCCAGCTGCCCTCCACCCTCACGGGCCTCTACGTCGGCCTGCTAGGCCCAGCAGCCCGCGACAGCCCCCGGGGGGCCCTGGCAGGACTGGCCAGGCTGGCCTGGGAGCTGGGCCGTGCGCACCAGAGTGGCCTGAAGGAGGACCGCTTCCCGTCGGCGGAGGCGAGGGCCTGGGCTGTGGCCCAAGGCTGGTTGCGGCCCACCCCGGGGGCCCCGGAGACTGAGCTGGCCTTCTCCAGCTTCCTCCTGCAGTGCTTCCTGGGGGCCGTGTGGCTGGCTCTGAGCGGCGAAATCAAGGACAAGGAGCTGCCGCAGTATCTGGCCTTGACCCCGAGGAAGAAGCGGCCCTATGACAACTGGCTAGAGGGCGTGCCACGCTTCTTGGTCGGACTGGTCTTCCAGCCTCGCGCCGGCTGCCTGGGCGCCCTGGCAGGGCCGGCGGCCTCCGCGTTGGCGGACAGGAAGCAGAAGGTGCTCACGAGGTACCTGAAGCGGCTGCAGCCCGGGACGCTGCAGGCGGGGCGGCTGCTGGAGCTGCTGCACTGCGCCCACGAGGCGCTGGACCCCGGGCTCTGGCAGCACGTGCTGCAGGGGCTCCCGGCCCGCCTCTCCTTCCTGGGCACGCGGCTCACGCCTCCCGACACCCACGTGCTGGGCCGCGCCCTGGAGGCGGCGGGCCGAGACTTCTCCCTGGACCTCCGCAGCACTGGCGTCGACCCCTCCGGACTGGGGAGCCTCGTGGGACTCCGCTGTGTCGCCCGTTTCAGGTGGGGGCCGGGGACAGGAGAGGGGGCTCCTTGGCCTTGGACACCTACAGTGCGTCTTGGTGCTATGCCCAGTGCTGACTCTGTGGGGTGGTCTCGTTTAGAATGAATGGCAGCCAGATGAGGGCAGACGTGATTCCATCCTTTTTTATTAAGATGAGGAAGCCGAAGCTCAGAGGGGGACAGTAGCTTGTCCGAGGTCACACATCCAGGGAAGGACAGCATCATTCTTTCAACCAGAATGTGAAGACCGGCCTTAAGCCAGGCACTGGGCCACGTCTAGAATCTAAGACTGATCTGGGtttgaattcattttcttctctccatccCTTGAGATGGAAACCCCATCAAGCCACCATTTTGTCATGGTGGGATTAAGGCCATAGCCTCCCTCAACCTCCCTGCCTCCATTCTCCTGTTCCACTCCACGTTATATTCCACCATCAGCACAGTCTCCCTAGAAATTGCATCTGATCATATTCCATCCTGGCTTCCAATCTTTCAGAGGCACCCTACCTCCCTCAGGATGAAGGAAAAATTCCTTAAATTAAGGAATCTAAATCCTTTGGTGATCTGTTTGATCATTTAATCACCAGAGGATCTCTTCCACCTTCCCCCTCAGCATAATTTAACCATGCAGTAAGGTCTACAACATTGTCCTTCAActgagaattttccactgagcttCCTGGTAGCCAAagcaaaaagggaaataaaaccatTGGGAGAGTTGAGTAAATGGAAGAAGTGATAAGGGCTTGAGTGGTCATGCAAGACTCTCTAGAGGAAGTAGGGGTTGTGTTGAGGAAGGAAAGTATCTAAACAGGTAGGAGGTTCCTTCATGGAGCTGCTCGCCCACCCCCATCATGGTCTAGCCTGGTCACCGTGCCTGGGTCTGAGGCCCTTCCTTCACAGGGCTGCGTTGAGTGACACTGTGGAGCTGTGGGAATCCCTGCAGGAGCGTGGGGAGGCCAAGCTACTCCGGGCGGTGGAGGAGAAGTTCACCATTGAGCCTTTCAAGGCCAAGTCCATGAAGGATGTGGAAGACCTCGGCAATCTCGTGCAGATCCAGaggtgagggggagggggcaTGGGAGCTGGTCCAGGCCGCACAGGACTTAGTATTAAGTTCGTCATGAGCACTTCCAGTGCCTCCTCTTTTGGGGGAACCTCCCAAGCCCCTCTCCATCCCTGGGCAATGACCATCTAGAACCTCTCACTGTGGTTGCCACCCAGGCATCTATCACTGTGTCTACTTCAGAACTTGCCATCATAGACCCACTTCTTTCCCAGCTAAATCTAAGGACACACTTTCAGGGATGTCCtcggcagtctggtggttaagactctgccttcaaatgcaggggacgtgggtttccctggccagggaactaaggccccacatgctgtgaggtgcaaccaaaatttttttaaaaaataaataaatacagccaAGGGGATATTCTCTCCTGCTAAGTGTTCATCCAGTCACACAAGTGACACCAAGGCCAACTTTCAAGGCAGCCAGGACcagcatccccattttatagatggcaGAGGTCTAAGGTTGAGAAGGTGGAGGAGATATGACTGCAGCTGTCATCCCTCATCTCTTCATCATGCATtgtttgagcacctactgtgctCTGTCTGGGGTGGGTGTGGGTAATGCCTCCTCTAAGGCTCTTTTCTGTGAAACATACAGTGATGCCTTAACAATATCCTTTTCggaagttcttttcttttttaacaaggGGACAATAGGAGCCCAAGGAAGGCTGTTCTTCCAGGAAATTCTGGGCACTGGGGCATTAGGACACGGAGGAAGGGGCTCAGTGACAGTATGGTGCCAACTCTCCACTAACATTGCCTGCTCTCTCCAGGACAAGAAGCTCCTCTGAAGAAGCAGCTGGGGAGCTCCCTGCTGTCCGAGACTTAAAGAAGCTGGAGTTTGCGTAAGCCAAGGGGTAGATCGTCTTGGGTTCCCATGAGGTTTCTCCTCCAGCATTAGCTAGGCTGGTGCCACCAGAATTCAGATCAGCCCTCAGAGTCATTCTTAGCCTCTcgtcccaccccccaccactctGGAAACCAGCTTCCAGCAGCTGGGGCATGGCCGGTCCAGGCTAGTCCTGGAGGGTCTCATGGGGTGAAGATAACCAGCCCATTTGCTGGTGAAGATGCTCATTTGCATCCACTCATTCAACAGATCTATTCCTATGGCTGAGGTCACTGTTCTCAATCAGCTTGCTGTCCAGTGTAAAATTACCACCTGCTACTGTGATTAGTGGCTGGAAACTCAAGGGCTATGAGAATGCAGGCTTAGggggcttcctgaaggaggtaaTGGAAGTATTGAAGCTAGACAAAGGAATAGGAATGACCCATGCTGGGTGGAGAAATTGTTATTATCTCCCCATTGTACAGAAGCAAACCCTGAGGCCTAGAAGGTGTAAATTgtttgtccaaagtcacaaatGTCAGATCAGCCAGGCTGGCTCTTGCTCCAATGCAGGAAAAAGCTAAATTTGTAGTTGGATCTTCTTAGGGATCTTAAATCATCTGATGATTAGGAAGGAATTATTAAGCACCTACAGTGTACTCGGTGCCGTTTGTATGTAAATCTCTTTAATTTTAAGAGCTGGGAGATAGTTATtattgcccccattttacagatgaggaaactgaggcctaagtgagattaagtaacttgcccagggtcctCGACGGGGCACCCACAAGCTGCCTGCTCCTCCTGATCATGGCTTCCCTGGCCCTCCAGAAAAAGCCAAGCATTTCTTCTTttgaacagagaaagacaagatgCCAAATTTGtgcagaggtaaaaaaaaaaaaaaaagtgttgctgAAAAGAGGAAACATATGAAAACAACTACCAAGGGCCCATTCTGGCTTTGAATTATTTTCAGCTTCAAAAGCCCCTAGCTTGAGGTCGGAACTGTGCTCTGGGGAGCAGCAGCCGTCGGGTAGAACACAGTCCAAAACCCGGAGGCTAGCCACCTGCAGGCCAGAAGCCCCGAGAAGTtctgaggaaaggaaggaaggaaggaagggactaTTTTGGGCGTCTGACTGGCAGGTACCATGTCCAGTGCCCTGTCGGTCTCACCTGCCTATCGATGAGGCCGCTCAGCCACTCGGGACCCCGCAGGGGCTGTGCTGGTGGACGCTTCTCCTGATTCAGGCCCCCTTTACCTCTTCAGCCTTGCCTCCTGCAATCTGCAGCCACGTGCATCCTCTTGATGGTCCAACCcctgggcctttgcactggctctgCCTACTGCCCAGGACTCTTTTCCCCAGGTGTCTGCATGGCCCATGCCCACACTTTTCTTCTGGTTTTCAGCAAGAGagatcttttctttctaaaaaaactttaaaagatattcacttattcattttatttggcTTCCCCAGATCTCAGTTGCAGCCCGAaagatctttgttgcatcatgcggGATTTTTCCTTGCGGTGTATGAACTCTCTGGTGGTGGCACGCAGGCTTCATTtctccatggcgtgtgggatcttagatcccccaccagggactgagcctgtatcccctgcactgcaaggggCAGTCTCAACCACTGACCCACCAC
This genomic window contains:
- the CIITA gene encoding MHC class II transactivator isoform X5 → MELGPLEGSYLELLNSSADPLQLYHLYDRMDLTGEEEIELCSEPDTDTINCEQFSRLLCDMEGDEETREAYANIAELDQYVFQDTQLEGLSKDIFIEHIGLEEMISESVEVLEEAGQKSQKRPFPEEVPVDLKHRKLAEPLTMPVVTGTFLVGPVSDSLAQPCPPPPALFNTEPASSQTRLKDPAPPSSSLLSCLSLPAGSIQIIPTLPTLPQGLWPISGTGTGVSSILIYQGEMPPASQTPPSSDPAVQSLPKSPDRPGSASPFAPSAADLPSMPEPALTSRANLTEDEMSPTKCPAADRASSKLPKWPESVEQFYQSLRDKYQAQPAGPEGTLVEMELVRVRLEKSSGKSQERELATLDWAERQPAQGGLAEVLLAARDRRQPRETRVIAVLGKAGHGKSHWARAVSRAWACGQLPQYDFVFCIPCHCLDRPGTSYRLQDLLSSLGPQPLPVDDEVLSYIVRRPNRVLLILDAFEELEAHDGSLHSAGGPGSAEPRSLRGLLAGLLQRKLLRGCTLLLTARPRGRLAQSLSKADALFEVAGFSAQQAETYVRHYFESEGTAEHQERALALLRAQPFLLSHSHSPTVCRAVCQLAEALLQRSGEAQLPSTLTGLYVGLLGPAARDSPRGALAGLARLAWELGRAHQSGLKEDRFPSAEARAWAVAQGWLRPTPGAPETELAFSSFLLQCFLGAVWLALSGEIKDKELPQYLALTPRKKRPYDNWLEGVPRFLVGLVFQPRAGCLGALAGPAASALADRKQKVLTRYLKRLQPGTLQAGRLLELLHCAHEALDPGLWQHVLQGLPARLSFLGTRLTPPDTHVLGRALEAAGRDFSLDLRSTGVDPSGLGSLVGLRCVARFRAALSDTVELWESLQERGEAKLLRAVEEKFTIEPFKAKSMKDVEDLGNLVQIQRTRSSSEEAAGELPAVRDLKKLEFALGPVLGPQVFPKLVKILEAFTSLQHLDLDSLSENKIGDEGVAQLATTFPQLKALETLNLSQNNITDVGACKLAEALPALAASLLRLSLYNNCICDAGAESLAHVLPDMVSLRVLDVQYNKFTAAGAQQLAAGLRKCPQVKTLAMWTPTIPFGVQEHLQQLDPRIILR
- the CIITA gene encoding MHC class II transactivator isoform X2, which codes for MNHFQTILTQVRMLLSSHRPSQVQALLDNLLAEELLSREYHYALLHESDGEALARKISLTLLEKGDPDLALLGWIWSGLQAPTAERDPSYKDPGGSEQCPTMELGPLEGSYLELLNSSADPLQLYHLYDRMDLTGEEEIELCSEPDTDTINCEQFSRLLCDMEGDEETREAYANIAELDQYVFQDTQLEGLSKDIFIEHIGLEEMISESVEVLEEAGQKSQKRPFPEEVPVDLKHRKLAEPLTMPVVTGTFLVGPVSDSLAQPCPPPPALFNTEPASSQTRLKDPAPPSSSLLSCLSLPAGSIQIIPTLPTLPQGLWPISGTGTGVSSILIYQGEMPPASQTPPSSDPAVQSLPKSPDRPGSASPFAPSAADLPSMPEPALTSRANLTEDEMSPTKCPAADRASSKLPKWPESVEQFYQSLRDKYQAQPAGPEGTLVEMELVRVRLEKSSGKSQERELATLDWAERQPAQGGLAEVLLAARDRRQPRETRVIAVLGKAGHGKSHWARAVSRAWACGQLPQYDFVFCIPCHCLDRPGTSYRLQDLLSSLGPQPLPVDDEVLSYIVRRPNRVLLILDAFEELEAHDGSLHSAGGPGSAEPRSLRGLLAGLLQRKLLRGCTLLLTARPRGRLAQSLSKADALFEVAGFSAQQAETYVRHYFESEGTAEHQERALALLRAQPFLLSHSHSPTVCRAVCQLAEALLQRSGEAQLPSTLTGLYVGLLGPAARDSPRGALAGLARLAWELGRAHQSGLKEDRFPSAEARAWAVAQGWLRPTPGAPETELAFSSFLLQCFLGAVWLALSGEIKDKELPQYLALTPRKKRPYDNWLEGVPRFLVGLVFQPRAGCLGALAGPAASALADRKQKVLTRYLKRLQPGTLQAGRLLELLHCAHEALDPGLWQHVLQGLPARLSFLGTRLTPPDTHVLGRALEAAGRDFSLDLRSTGVDPSGLGSLVGLRCVARFRAALSDTVELWESLQERGEAKLLRAVEEKFTIEPFKAKSMKDVEDLGNLVQIQRTRSSSEEAAGELPAVRDLKKLEFALGPVLGPQVFPKLVKILEAFTSLQHLDLDSLSENKIGDEGVAQLATTFPQLKALETLNLSQNNITDVGACKLAEALPALAASLLRLSLYNNCICDAGAESLAHVLPDMVSLRVLEMWTPTIPFGVQEHLQQLDPRIILR
- the CIITA gene encoding MHC class II transactivator isoform X3, coding for MNHFQTILTQVRMLLSSHRPSQVQALLDNLLAEELLSREYHYALLHESDGEALARKISLTLLEKGDPDLALLGWIWSGLQAPTAERDPSYKDPGGSEQCPTMELGPLEGSYLELLNSSADPLQLYHLYDRMDLTGEEEIELCSEPDTDTINCEQFSRLLCDMEGDEETREAYANIAELDQYVFQDTQLEGLSKDIFIEHIGLEEMISESVEVLEEAGQKSQKRPFPEEVPVDLKHRKLAPPSSSLLSCLSLPAGSIQIIPTLPTLPQGLWPISGTGTGVSSILIYQGEMPPASQTPPSSDPAVQSLPKSPDRPGSASPFAPSAADLPSMPEPALTSRANLTEDEMSPTKCPAADRASSKLPKWPESVEQFYQSLRDKYQAQPAGPEGTLVEMELVRVRLEKSSGKSQERELATLDWAERQPAQGGLAEVLLAARDRRQPRETRVIAVLGKAGHGKSHWARAVSRAWACGQLPQYDFVFCIPCHCLDRPGTSYRLQDLLSSLGPQPLPVDDEVLSYIVRRPNRVLLILDAFEELEAHDGSLHSAGGPGSAEPRSLRGLLAGLLQRKLLRGCTLLLTARPRGRLAQSLSKADALFEVAGFSAQQAETYVRHYFESEGTAEHQERALALLRAQPFLLSHSHSPTVCRAVCQLAEALLQRSGEAQLPSTLTGLYVGLLGPAARDSPRGALAGLARLAWELGRAHQSGLKEDRFPSAEARAWAVAQGWLRPTPGAPETELAFSSFLLQCFLGAVWLALSGEIKDKELPQYLALTPRKKRPYDNWLEGVPRFLVGLVFQPRAGCLGALAGPAASALADRKQKVLTRYLKRLQPGTLQAGRLLELLHCAHEALDPGLWQHVLQGLPARLSFLGTRLTPPDTHVLGRALEAAGRDFSLDLRSTGVDPSGLGSLVGLRCVARFRAALSDTVELWESLQERGEAKLLRAVEEKFTIEPFKAKSMKDVEDLGNLVQIQRTRSSSEEAAGELPAVRDLKKLEFALGPVLGPQVFPKLVKILEAFTSLQHLDLDSLSENKIGDEGVAQLATTFPQLKALETLNLSQNNITDVGACKLAEALPALAASLLRLSLYNNCICDAGAESLAHVLPDMVSLRVLDVQYNKFTAAGAQQLAAGLRKCPQVKTLAMWTPTIPFGVQEHLQQLDPRIILR
- the CIITA gene encoding MHC class II transactivator isoform X1, with the protein product MNHFQTILTQVRMLLSSHRPSQVQALLDNLLAEELLSREYHYALLHESDGEALARKISLTLLEKGDPDLALLGWIWSGLQAPTAERDPSYKDPGGSEQCPTMELGPLEGSYLELLNSSADPLQLYHLYDRMDLTGEEEIELCSEPDTDTINCEQFSRLLCDMEGDEETREAYANIAELDQYVFQDTQLEGLSKDIFIEHIGLEEMISESVEVLEEAGQKSQKRPFPEEVPVDLKHRKLAEPLTMPVVTGTFLVGPVSDSLAQPCPPPPALFNTEPASSQTRLKDPAPPSSSLLSCLSLPAGSIQIIPTLPTLPQGLWPISGTGTGVSSILIYQGEMPPASQTPPSSDPAVQSLPKSPDRPGSASPFAPSAADLPSMPEPALTSRANLTEDEMSPTKCPAADRASSKLPKWPESVEQFYQSLRDKYQAQPAGPEGTLVEMELVRVRLEKSSGKSQERELATLDWAERQPAQGGLAEVLLAARDRRQPRETRVIAVLGKAGHGKSHWARAVSRAWACGQLPQYDFVFCIPCHCLDRPGTSYRLQDLLSSLGPQPLPVDDEVLSYIVRRPNRVLLILDAFEELEAHDGSLHSAGGPGSAEPRSLRGLLAGLLQRKLLRGCTLLLTARPRGRLAQSLSKADALFEVAGFSAQQAETYVRHYFESEGTAEHQERALALLRAQPFLLSHSHSPTVCRAVCQLAEALLQRSGEAQLPSTLTGLYVGLLGPAARDSPRGALAGLARLAWELGRAHQSGLKEDRFPSAEARAWAVAQGWLRPTPGAPETELAFSSFLLQCFLGAVWLALSGEIKDKELPQYLALTPRKKRPYDNWLEGVPRFLVGLVFQPRAGCLGALAGPAASALADRKQKVLTRYLKRLQPGTLQAGRLLELLHCAHEALDPGLWQHVLQGLPARLSFLGTRLTPPDTHVLGRALEAAGRDFSLDLRSTGVDPSGLGSLVGLRCVARFRAALSDTVELWESLQERGEAKLLRAVEEKFTIEPFKAKSMKDVEDLGNLVQIQRTRSSSEEAAGELPAVRDLKKLEFALGPVLGPQVFPKLVKILEAFTSLQHLDLDSLSENKIGDEGVAQLATTFPQLKALETLNLSQNNITDVGACKLAEALPALAASLLRLSLYNNCICDAGAESLAHVLPDMVSLRVLDVQYNKFTAAGAQQLAAGLRKCPQVKTLAMWTPTIPFGVQEHLQQLDPRIILR